The Candidozyma auris chromosome 1, complete sequence genome includes a region encoding these proteins:
- a CDS encoding TOR complex subunit LST8: MSVILASAGYDHTIRFWDALTGVCSRTIQHTDSQVNRLEITSDKRFLAAAGNLYVRLYDIKQAGSAGGNSSAAPGASGAGGTGNASSSSSNPVMTFEGHNGNVTSIAFQIENKWMVSSSEDGTVKVWDVRSPSVQRNYKHYCPVNEVVIHPNQGELISCDHDGNIRIWDLGENQCTHHLIPEDDVPINSLSVASDGSMLVAGNNKGNCYVWKMQNQRDITSLTPATKFRSHSKYITRVVLSTDMKHLATCSADHTARIWSTEQNFALETTLQGHQRWVWDCAFSADSAYLVTACSDHYVRLWDLSNSETVRHYNGHHKGAVCVALNDV, from the coding sequence ATGTCTGTAATATTAGCCTCTGCTGGCTATGATCACACCATTCGGTTTTGGGACGCCTTGACTGGTGTTTGTTCACGAACAATCCAACATACAGACTCTCAGGTGAACAGACTAGAGATCACCTCAGATAAGCGCTTCTtagcagcagcaggaaATTTATACGTTCGTCTTTACGATATAAAGCAAGCTGGATCTGCTGGTGGTAATTCTAGCGCGGCGCCGGGAGCGTCAGGAGCAGGCGGCACAGGAAACGCAAGTAGCTCAAGCTCGAATCCTGTTATGACATTCGAAGGCCATAACGGAAACGTGACACTGATAGCGTTTCAGATTGAAAACAAGTGGATGGTTCTGTCTTCAGAAGACGGTACGGTTAAGGTGTGGGATGTGCGGTCACCATCGGTGCAGCGAAACTACAAGCACTATTGCCCGGTAAATGAGGTAGTGATTCACCCAAATCAGGGTGAGCTTATAAGTTGTGACCATGATGGTAATATCAGAATTTGGGACTTGGGGGAGAATCAGTGTACGCATCATTTAATTCCCGAGGATGACGTGCCGATAAATTCCTTGTCTGTGGCCAGTGATGGAAGCATGCTCGTGGCTGGGAATAACAAAGGCAATTGCTACGTGTGGAAGATGCAGAATCAAAGAGATATCACTTCATTGACTCCAGCCACAAAATTCAGATCACATCTGAAATACATCACAAGGGTCGTCCTTCTGACAGATATGAAACATTTAGCAACATGCTCTGCCGACCATACTGCCAGAATATGGCTGACAGAACAAAATTTCGCTTTGGAGACCACTTTGCAAGGCCATCAGCGTTGGGTGTGGGATTGTGCGTTCAGTGCCGACAGCGCTTACTTGGTAACAGCATGTTCAGACCATTACGTTCGTCTTTGGGATCTTTCCAATAGTGAAACGGTGAGACATTACAACGGGCATCATAAAGGTGCGGTATGTGTTGCATTGAATGATGTTTGA
- the SIS1 gene encoding type II HSP40 co-chaperone SIS1: MVKETKLYDLLGVSPSANDNEIKKAYRKQALKYHPDKPTGDTEKFKEISEAFDILSNGDKRQVYDDYGLEAARGNAPAGGENPFAGGAPGGGGTTFSFGGGHPFSQSDAFNIFSQMGGFGMDDGGFSFGGSGFGGNSGFGGGGGFGGMPGSFGGGGGGRSRRPEPDTVSMALPCTLEELYNGATKKMKLNRKSADGSRESKILEIKIKPGWKVGTKINFNNEGDYQRECQARQTVQFVIEEKPHPVFKREGSDLIAEIKLTFKEALLGFQKEITTLSGKKINVSRSLPVQPSSTNRYPGQGMPNSKDPNAHGDLIIKYKIDFPTSLSPAQKQAIQSAF; encoded by the coding sequence ATGGTGAAGGAAACTAAACTCTACGATTTGTTGGGGGTATCGCCGCTGGCCAACGAcaatgaaatcaaaaaagcATACAGAAAACAGGCCCTCAAGTACCATCCAGACAAACCTACCGGTGATACGGAAAAATTTAAAGAGATTTCTGAAGCATTTGATATCTTGTCCAATGGTGACAAGAGACAGGTTTATGATGACTATGGCTTAGAAGCTGCCAGAGGCAATGCACCAGCTGGAGGTGAAAACCCATTTGCTGGTGGAGCACCTGGCGGTGGAGGAACTACATTCTCTTTCGGTGGAGGCCACCCATTTTCGCAATCGGATGCATTCAACATATTCTCGCAAATGGGCGGTTTCGGAATGGATGATGGCGGATTCAGTTTTGGTGGTAGCGGTTTTGGAGGCAACTCTGGATTTGGTGGAGGCGGTGGTTTTGGAGGTATGCCAGGCAGTTTCGGcggtggaggtggtggcCGCTCTCGCCGTCCTGAACCAGATACCGTATCAATGGCCTTGCCATGCACGTTAGAAGAGTTGTACAATGGTGCTaccaagaagatgaagctCAACAGAAAATCTGCCGATGGATCAAGAGAAAGTAAGATTTTGGagatcaagatcaagccaGGCTGGAAAGTGGGTACGaaaatcaatttcaacaacgAAGGTGACTACCAGCGTGAATGCCAGGCAAGACAGACAGTGCAGTTcgtcattgaagaaaagccTCATCCAGTGTTCAAGAGAGAAGGTAGCGACTTGATTGCTGAAATCAAGCTTAccttcaaagaagctttgCTTGGATTCCAGAAAGAAATTACGACATTGAGCggcaagaagatcaacgTTTCCAGATCGCTTCCTGTCCAGCCCTCGTCCACTAACAGATATCCCGGCCAGGGCATGCCAAACTCCAAAGACCCTAACGCTCACGGCGACCTTATCATCAAGTATAAGATAGACTTTCCAACTTCATTACTGCCAGCTCAGAAACAGGCCATTCAAAGTGCATTTTAG
- the GUP1 gene encoding O-acyltransferase produces the protein MNILQPVLRFFSLEALDTRLFPPSDPAKRQQIVARAEPQSKWKTLEFRVYAVIFMLAIPLMWKTAMDASNEYNPNYPKYEPLLSQGWMFGRKVDNSDTQYRFFRNNFWLLVGLVAGHVSLRKWIVHVKGDIERTWFDVGFGVVYLFALHGVNVVKIFLHVFVMYTFAKRVTEVKLAKVLLWVYGIATLFINDRYWNASFHLDVIDNGFKGIIPRWDVFYNFTLLRMLSFGLDYLEKINSAPSEPKGVTENLDERDRLVAPLPLSDYSFFNYIAYITYAPLFIGGPIITFNDYLYQTQYYRLGSTLNIKRTALYGMRLLFCILVMEFILHFMYVVAVSKTKAWDGDTPFQLSMLGMFNLNVIWLKLLIPWRLFRFWALLDGIDPPENMIRCMDNNYSALAFWRAWHRSYNKWVIRYIYVPLGGGGRKGQNSSSSNMISRVVNTLVVFSFVAVWHDIELKLLIWGWLVVIFLLPEILATIYFKKYSGKPWFRYLCGVGASINIWLMMIANLFGFCLGKDGTVALIKEMFSTLQGLRFFILASATLFVGVQVMFEMREAEKRRGIDVKC, from the coding sequence ATGAACATTCTTCAACCAGTGCTTCGGTTTTTCTCTCTAGAGGCACTCGACACGAGGCTCTTCCCGCCGTCAGATCCGGCAAAGAGACAGCAGATTGTCGCTCGAGCTGAGCCTCAGTCCAAATGGAAAACTCTTGAGTTCAGGGTGTACGCTGTGATCTTCATGTTGGCAATTCCCCTTATGTGGAAAACAGCAATGGATGCCTCGAACGAGTATAACCCAAATTACCCAAAGTACGAGCCGCTATTAAGCCAGGGGTGGATGTTCGGCAGGAAAGTTGATAATTCAGATACACAGTATCGTTTCTTCAGGAACAACTTTTGGCTCCTTGTGGGCCTTGTGGCGGGACACGTGTCACTCAGGAAATGGATAGTGCATGTCAAGGGCGATATTGAACGAACCTGGTTTGACGTCGGCTTCGGCGTCGTGTACCTTTTTGCACTTCATGGAGTAaatgtggtgaagatcttcttgcaTGTTTTCGTCATGTACACATTTGCAAAGCGTGTAACGGAAGTGAAGCTTGCCAAAGTTTTGCTCTGGGTGTATGGAATTGCAACCTTATTCATCAATGATCGCTACTGGAACGCGTCGTTTCACCTTGATGTCATTGACAACGGCTTCAAGGGTATCATTCCACGCTGGGACGTATTTTACAACTTCACCCTTCTTCGGATGCTCTCTTTTGGGTTAGATTATCTAGAAAAGATAAACTCAGCTCCTTCGGAGCCGAAAGGAGTAACGGAGAACTTGGATGAGAGGGATCGTCTTGTTGCACCACTTCCTCTCCTGGATtacagcttcttcaactaTATTGCATACATAACTTATGCTCCTTTGTTTATTGGCGGCCCCATCATTACATTTAATGACTACTTGTACCAGACACAGTATTACAGACTTGGATCCACTCTTAATATCAAGCGCACGGCACTTTATGGGATGCGCTTACTATTTTGCATTTTAGTCATGGAGttcattcttcatttcATGTATGTTGTCGCAGTCTCCAAAACTAAGGCATGGGATGGTGACACTCCATTCCAGCTCTCCATGTTAGGCATGTTTAACTTGAACGTCATATGGCTTAAGCTACTTATACCGTGGAGACTTTTTCGGTTCTGGGCATTGCTCGACGGCATTGATCCACCTGAAAACATGATACGATGCATGGACAACAACTACCTGGCTCTAGCATTCTGGAGAGCATGGCATCGTTCTTACAACAAGTGGGTGATTCGCTATATCTACGTGCCCcttggtggtggaggacGTAAAGGTCAGAACAGTAGCTCGAGCAATATGATATCAAGAGTCGTGAACACTCTCGTAGTGTTCAGTTTCGTTGCTGTGTGGCACGATATCGAGCTCAAGCTACTCATATGGGGATGGCTAGTGGTGATCTTCCTCTTGCCAGAGATTTTGGCCACAatctacttcaagaaatacTCCGGGAAGCCGTGGTTCCGTTACTTGTGCGGTGTTGGTGCCTCGATAAATATTTGGCTCATGATGATTGCAAACTTGTTTGGCTTTTGCCTTGGCAAAGACGGTACCGTTGCActcatcaaggagatgtTTAGCACTCTTCAAGGATTGCGTTTTTTCATCTTGGCGCTGGCCACGTTATTTGTTGGCGTACAGGTGATGTTTGAGATGAGAGAAGCGGAGAAAAGACGAGGCATTGACGTTAAATGCTAA
- the HNT1 gene encoding adenosine 5'-monophosphoramidase, producing MSAKSNASCIFCKIIKGEIPSFKLLETKLTYSFLDIQPTAEAHCLIIPKYHGAKLHNLPDEYLADILPVVKKLTRVLKLDENNTPEGSGYNVLQNNGRIAHQVVDHVHFHLIPKRDEETGLGVGWPAQPTDFDKLGKLHESLKEALASEEKL from the coding sequence ATGTCCGCCAAATCCAATGCCTCTTGCATCTTctgcaaaatcatcaaaggAGAAATCCCTTCGTTCAAGCTCCTCGAGACTAAGCTCACCTACTCTTTCTTGGACATTCAACCAACAGCAGAGGCCCACTGTCTCATTATCCCCAAGTACCATGGGGCCAAGTTGCACAATCTCCCAGACGAGTACCTCGCTGACATTTTGCCCGTtgtgaagaaattgaccaGGGTGTTGAAGCTTGACGAGAACAACACGCCAGAAGGGAGTGGCTACAATGTGTTGCAAAACAACGGGAGAATCGCTCACCAGGTGGTGGACCACGTCCATTTCCACTTGATCCCCAAGAGAGACGAGGAGACTGGGTTGGGTGTAGGATGGCCAGCGCAACCCACTGACTTTGACAAGTTGGGCAAGCTTCACGAGTCCTTGAAGGAAGCTTTGGCCTCggaggagaagttgtag
- the SFT2 gene encoding Sft2p gives MSSPEADFRASFGNWTSRNNAARTSLPPLSSWTDYVRSGANNLYESLPTYNNPGVSAPQQEPSWFKLSRFEKIVGFGCCLAASMFCFIFSFFMFPVLALNPRKFALLWTMGSFLFVMSFGILQGPYAYIRHLTSRDRIIFSGIFFGSIFLTMYCALILRSTILTLLASIVEVVAILYYVISYFPFGATTLTWFTSYMVGYFGGLVSAIF, from the coding sequence ATGTCTCTGCCAGAGGCCGATTTCCGGGCCCTGTTCGGCAATTGGACATCTCGGAATAATGCTGCAAGAACGTCCTTGCCTCCATTGTCATCTTGGACCGACTACGTTAGATCAGGTGCCAACAACCTATATGAATCACTCCCCACATACAACAACCCTGGGGTGTCTGCTCCGCAGCAGGAGCCTTCGTGGTTCAAACTAAGCAGGTTCGAGAAGATTGTTGGGTTCGGATGCTGCCTTGCCGCCTCGATGTTCTGCTTTatcttcagcttctttaTGTTCCCCGTTCTTGCTCTCAACCCTCGCAAGTTTGCCCTTCTCTGGACAATGGGGTCTTTCTTATTTGTCATGTCGTTTGGTATACTCCAGGGTCCGTACGCTTACATCAGGCATCTCACAAGCCGGGACAGGATCATTTTTTCGGGTATATTCTTCGGATCCATCTTCCTCACCATGTACTGTGCTCTTATTCTCAGGAGTACCATATTGACCCTCCTTGCTAGTATTGTGGAAGTGGTGGCAATCCTCTACTATGTCATCAGTTACTTCCCTTTTGGTGCTACAACACTAACCTGGTTCACCAGCTATATGGTAGGTTACTTTGGTGGGTTAGTATCAGCCATCTTCTGA
- a CDS encoding transcription factor TFIIIC subunit: MTTEGEKLLLKPNLPRTRDMNFVGRFHQNYGFEEGLFEYLLAQKEIWGNKLFFVDENQFRAVANERRHLTRDLVVVEKSSLMFAEVEGSEISENAFKSQFGSEPKEVIIAAGGNESREILEAGNSLNMSTKTKRNSSILNVGGIITALKWLPYGPFLAIAVAYHEGGLSNAVKSPSLSVFSGGSNATEIKSCIQLYKYDSTATSLTLERVLITSSFGAASSINWLPFKVKEDGTCVLSALFTDGRVHFFRIGSSSPESKYIDVKSSSWTISLKDERSDSSLPITAYDIFDESKVIVGTIDGAIAEFVLPGFDDHPEIPSFVNYVADSAINTITVGRVFNGHVLLVNTATTRSFAILYENLRQSRVEVAYTVSDLPPRYHEGYRIFIYPDSAETIGYSFARHPQQKQSLLLQTELISSFHTSEFLNHPLSIVGNVAGDFYVMNIARKIIGVPKAHNRLVVPLRIWSFSLETDRTTLRLSGDYVPTTADKSNVAYSFTPHEIGISACAWNEDFDGSSTYAMGTYSGLLVLERLDPAFN, encoded by the coding sequence ATGACAACAGAAGGAgagaagctcttgctcAAGCCAAACCTTCCAAGAACGCGAGACATGAACTTCGTTGGtcgatttcatcaaaattacggctttgaagaaggtcttTTTGAGTATCTTTTAGCGCAGAAGGAAATCTGGGGaaacaagctcttcttcgttgatGAGAATCAGTTCAGGGCTGTTGCTAATGAGAGAAGGCATTTGACTAGAGACCTTGTTGTGGTTGAAAAATCTAGCTTGATGTTTGCAGAGGTGGAGGGTTCAGAGATCCTGGAGAATGCGTTCAAATCTCAGTTTGGATCTGAGCCAAAGGAAGTCATTATAGCAGCTGGCGGCAATGAGAGTAGAGAGATTCTTGAAGCTGGTAACAGTTTAAACATGAGTACGAAAACGAAGAGGAATTCAAGTATCTTGAATGTCGGAGGTATCATCACTGCCTTGAAATGGCTTCCATATGGACCTTTTCTAGCGATTGCTGTAGCTTACCATGAGGGTGGTCTTTCAAATGCTGTGAAAAGCCCGTCTTTACTGGTTTTTTCAGGCGGGAGCAATGCGACCGAAATCAAGTCTTGCATTCAGTTGTATAAATACGATCTGACGGCTACGTCCTTGACCCTAGAAAGGGTCCTAATAACTTCATCGTTCGGGGCTGCATCAAGCATCAACTGGCTTCCATTTAAGgtcaaagaagatggaaCCTGTGTGCTTTCTGCCTTGTTCACTGATGGGAGAGTACATTTCTTCCGCATTGGTTCCTCGCTGCCTGAATCAAAGTATATCGATGTaaagtcttcttcatggACTATTTCTTTAAAGGATGAGAGAAGTGACAGCTCATTACCCATCACCGCCTACGAtatctttgatgaaagcaaaGTTATTGTGGGCACAATTGATGGTGCCATTGCTGAATTTGTTCTACCTGGTTTTGATGATCACCCCGAGATTCCCTCCTTTGTTAATTACGTTGCTGATTCAGCCATAAACACCATCACGGTTGGCCGAGTCTTCAATGGTCACGTACTTCTAGTCAACACCGCCACAACTAGGTCATTTGCGATCTTATACGAAAACCTTCGACAGAGCAGAGTTGAAGTCGCCTACACCGTGCTGGATTTGCCTCCTCGATACCACGAAGGTTACCGAATATTTATCTACCCAGACAGTGCGGAGACCATCGGATattcttttgcaagacaTCCACAACAAAAGCAAAGTTTGCTTCTACAAACAGAACTAATATCCAGCTTTCACACTAGTGAGTTTCTCAATCATCCTCTTTCTATTGTTGGAAACGTCGCAGGCGACTTTTATGTGATGAACATAGCCAGGAAAATTATTGGAGTTCCTAAAGCACACAATAGATTAGTCGTACCGCTCAGGATCTGGTCATTCTCCTTAGAAACGGACCGCACTACATTAAGACTCTCTGGTGACTATGTCCCAACCACAGCTGACAAGTCGAATGTTGCATACTCCTTTACTCCACACGAAATTGGCATATCAGCTTGTGCTTGGAACGAAGATTTTGATGGAAGCTCAACCTATGCCATGGGCACTTACTCGGGATTGTTGGTTTTGGAGAGACTAGACCCTGCTTTCAATTAG
- the UBA4 gene encoding Uba4p: MPSDQQLYERIRQLEEENERLKKQLRSQNDFLTPSKDDSVDPDFSLEEFRRYGRQMIVPEFGSLEAQRKLKHAKVLVVGAGGLGCPALLYLTAAGVGRIGIVDNDTVDVSNLHRQVLHTSDSVGMLKCESAKQYLSRLNPNVEIVTHSVRLDNGNIFGIFASYDYIVDCTDAPAIRYLINDAAVLTGKTVISGSGVKTDGQFTILNFQNTGPCYRCFYPQPPKPESVSTCGDAGVFGPAIGLTGISLASETLKVITGHYNTTFKPFLAMYSAYPVSVLRQFKMRGRQANCAVCGTSATITREMIESGKVNYSEFCGSNIIHGLAANLRLEATEASQRLQVEKASLLIDVRPPEQYQITHIDGAVNIDWSSRLSKIDSIDELLPKSFDKSKDRTYVIRAWV; this comes from the exons ATGCCTTCGGACCAACAACTATATGAGCGTATACGACAGCTCGAAGAGGAAAATGAGAGGCTCAAGAAGCAACTACGAAGTCAAAACGACTTCTTGACTCCTCTGAAAGATGACTCTGTCGATCCTGACTTCTCCCTAGAGGAGTTCAGACGGTACGGGCGCCAGATGATCGTGCCTGAGTTTGGATCACTCGAGGcacaaagaaaattgaaACATGCTAAAGTATTGGTCGTGGGGGCGGGCGGCCTTGGTTGTCCTGCCCTTCTTTATTTGACGGCAGCAGGTGTTGGGCGCATAGGAATTGTGGATAATGATACTGTTGATGTGAGCAATTTGCACAGACAAGTACTCCATACTTCAGATAGTGTGGGCATGCTCAAGTGTGAATCAGCCAAGCAGTATTTGAGTCGCTTGAATCCGAATGTGGAGATAGTTACTCATTCAGTCAGACTAGATAATGGCAACATCTTTGGAATTTTCGCTAGCTACGACTACATCGTAGACTGCACTGACGCCCCAGCTATACGCTACTTAATTAATGATGCGGCAGTATTGACAGGTAAGACAGTCATAAGCGGCTCAGGCGTAAAGACCGATGGCCAGTTCACTATTTtaaattttcaaaatacTGGCCCTTGCTACAGATGCTTTTATCCACAGCCTCCAAAGCCGGAATCGGTGTCTACTTGTGGGGACGCAGGAGTCTTTGGCCCAGCTATCGGATTGACAGGAATATCATTGGCTTCTGAAACGCTCAAAGTTATCACGGGCCACTACAACACCACGTTTAAACCATTTCTTGCCATGTACAGTGCATACCCAGTCCTGGTACTTCGTCAATTCAAGATGAGAGGAAGACAAGCTAATTGTGCTGTTTGTGGCACACTGGCAACAATCACAAGAGAGATGATCGAGTCAGGAAAAGTCAACTATAGTGAGTTTTGCGGCTCCAACATCATTCATGGGCTCGCCGCAAACTTGAGGTTGGAGGCAACAGAAGCATCACAACGACTTCAAGTCGAGAAGGCATCGCTCTTAATAGATGTGAGACCTCCTGAACAGTATCAAATTACACATATTGACGGAGCAGTAAACATCGATTGGTCGCTGCGTTTATCAAAGATAGATAGCATCGACGAACTCTTACCCAAGTCTTTTGACAAGTCCAAGGATAGGACTTATGTCAT AAGAGCTTGGGTTTAA
- the ERP5 gene encoding Erp5p, whose protein sequence is MNVVLTCLLLVASQVAALHFYLPTGQTRCFYEDLSARALVVGKLEAFEYAENVNDYFKTNNLRLQITVEETFDNNHRVVDQKSSPSGDFTFTSFDAGEHRFCLTPTYTDGTSGKWHRIFFDVAIGAAEDYADSKSSHKVDALTLQIKQLNEKLREINFEQESIREREAEFRNQSESTNSRVVWWSIIQLFVLVGTCAYQLRHLKSFFVKQKIV, encoded by the coding sequence ATGAACGTGGTTCTCACCTGTTTGCTTCTTGTGGCTTCCCAAGTCGCCGCTTTGCATTTCTATCTCCCCACGGGCCAGACCAGGTGCTTCTACGAGGACTTGAGCGCCCGCGCGTTGGTGGTGGGCAAGTTGGAAGCGTTTGAGTACGCTGAAAACGTCAATGATTACTTCAAGACAAACAACTTAAGGTTGCAGATCACCGTGGAAGAGACCTTCGATAACAACCACAGAGTTGTGGACCAGAAATCCTCCCCGCTGGGAgacttcaccttcacctcGTTTGATGCGGGTGAGCACAGGTTCTGCTTGACCCCAACGTACACTGATGGCACTCTGGGCAAATGGCACAGAATTTTCTTCGATGTTGCCATTGGTGCTGCTGAGGATTACGCCGACTCCAAATCTTCCCACAAGGTTGACGCGTTGACGTTGCAGATCAAGCAGTTGAACGAAAAGTTGAGGGAGATCAACTTTGAGCAAGAGCTGatcagagaaagagaggcAGAGTTCAGAAACCAGTCTGAGAGCACAAACTCCAGAGTTGTGTGGTGGAGTATCATCCAGTTGTTCGTGTTGGTGGGCACTTGCGCATACCAGTTGCGtcacttgaagagcttctttgtcaaacaaaaaatcgTGTAA
- a CDS encoding pre-rRNA-processing protein ESF1: protein MAKKEKSKKQSSALNDPRFALAQTDARFQLPSLKRNKVKVDDRFSKEELKKLNVTATGRKVKVDRYGRPVRDDSNKDFDKYFEEENASESGSEASSESEESSDFDDSESEEEVMAKKKTPKSIVKQPKNTKGDAEEESSGSDTAVEDEPGFVDKARGEGLSSSSDEDSDSDEELEDEESEIELEEEKPEEGDPTSTFAVVNMDWDNIRAVDLMATFVSFVPKGGSIKSVTIYPSEYGKEQMQKEEVEGPPKELFAKKKKKVESDSDSDSEEELDLKNADDLEKAARKIYEEDDGEEDYDSKALRRYQLQRLRYYYAVVRCDSVATAKNIYDNCDGSEYESTANTFDLRYVPEDMDFDDQDVKDQCDKIPASYRPDSTFVTDALQHSKVKLTWDQTPKERTTLSSRSFSQKEIDDMDFKAYLASDTDDSEAEQAESLKDKYKNLLGGKFSFDKGKEDDEDDVDMEITFNPGLDETKADKVPEEPKEETTIDAYKRKEKERRARRLEKFKEKQSENEAEKEDKLGKKDKKGKNDRKKKSAQDVDEKSKAELELLLMDEDNETAKQDHFDMRDIVKAEKDRKKKKKKNKGKKYDEDMIQDSFTPDLNDDRFKEVFESHDYAIDPTSSEFKKTELMKKILDERSKRSRREGEDDRHAKKTKRSKASVSSNDNSSELNNLVKKLKNKKH from the coding sequence ATGGcgaaaaaggaaaagtcaaaaaaGCAGTCTTCTGCTTTAAACGATCCAAGATTTGCCTTGGCTCAAACAGATGCCAGATTCCAGCTCCCTAGcttgaaaagaaacaaagttAAGGTTGATGACCGATTCAGCAAGgaagaactcaagaagttgaatgTTACGGCCACCGGCAGAAAAGTCAAAGTTGACAGATACGGCAGACCGGTAAGAGATGACAGTAACAAGGACTTTGATAAGTATTTCGAGGAGGAAAACGCCAGTGAAAGTGGCAGTGAAGCCAGCAGCGAATCTGAAGAAAGTTCGGACTTCGATGATTCGGAACTGGAGGAGGAAGTGATggcgaagaaaaaaacgCCAAAGAGCATCGTAAAGCAGCCAAAGAATACCAAAGGAGACGCAGAGGAGGAAAGCTCTGGTCTGGACACTGCAGTGGAGGATGAGCCTGGCTTTGTGGACAAGGCCAGAGGTGAGGGattgagctcttcatcGGATGAGGACTCGGATTCCGACGAGGAACTTGAGGATGAGGAGTCTGAGATTGAgctcgaggaagaaaaaccCGAAGAAGGTGATCCCACGCTGACCTTTGCTGTGGTGAACATGGATTGGGACAACATTCGTGCAGTTGACTTGATGGCTACGTTTGTTTCATTCGTTCCCAAGGGTGGCTCGATTAAGCTGGTGACAATCTACCCCTCAGAGTATGGTAAAGAACAGATGCAAAAGGAGGAAGTGGAGGGCCCTCCAAAggagctttttgcaaagaagaaaaagaaggtagAATCGGACTCAGACTCAGACTCTGAGGAAGAACTCGACTTGAAAAACGCGGACGATCTTGAAAAGGCGGCCAGGAAGATTTACGAGGAAGACGACGGTGAAGAGGATTACGACTCGAAGGCATTGAGGAGATATCAACTTCAGAGATTGAGATACTACTACGCTGTCGTCAGGTGTGACAGTGTTGCAACCGCCAAAAACATATACGACAACTGTGATGGTTCGGAATACGAATCCACGGCCAACACTTTCGATCTTAGGTACGTTCCTGAAGACATGGATTTTGACGACCAAGATGTCAAGGATCAATGTGATAAAATTCCTGCTTCTTACAGACCAGATTCGACGTTCGTCACTGATGCGCTTCAGCATTCTAAGGTCAAGCTCACATGGGACCAGACCCCAAAGGAGAGAACGACCCTCTCCTCCAGACTGTTTTcgcaaaaagaaattgatgatatgGACTTCAAAGCATACTTGGCTTCAGACACTGACGATTCTGAAGCTGAACAAGCAGAGCTGCTCAAGGATAAATATAAAAATCTTTTAGGCGGGAAGTTCTCCTTCGATAAAGGTAAGGAGgacgatgaggatgatgtcGATATGGAAATCACGTTTAATCCAGGGCTTGATGAGACGAAGGCTGATAAAGTGCCCGAGGAGCCAAAGGAAGAGACAACTATAGACGCTtacaagagaaaagagaaggagcgTCGTGCTCGCAGGCTAgaaaagttcaaggagAAGCAATCCGAAAACGAGGCGGAAAAGGAAGACAAATTGGGtaagaaggacaagaagggTAAAAATgatagaaagaagaaactggCTCAGGACGTTGACGAGAAGAGCAAGGCTGAGCTTGAATTGCTTTTGATGGACGAAGATAACGAGACGGCGAAGCAGGATCACTTTGACATGAGAGACATTGTCAAGGCCGAGAAAGAtagaaaaaagaaaaagaaaaagaataaggGCAAGAAGTATGACGAGGATATGATTCAAGATAGTTTTACTCCTGACTTGAACGACGATAGATTCAAGGAAGTCTTCGAAAGCCATGATTATGCAATTGATCCCACAAGCTCTGAGTTTAAGAAAACCgaattgatgaagaaaattcttgatgaaaggTCAAAACGACTGAggagagaaggagaagatgatcGCCATGCTaagaagacaaagaggTCCAAGGCATCTGTATCATCGAATGACAATTCTCTGGAGTTGAACAACTtagtgaagaagttgaaaaacaaaaagcaTTAA